From Candidatus Thermokryptus mobilis, the proteins below share one genomic window:
- the rpmC gene encoding 50S ribosomal protein L29 has protein sequence MKPSEIRQLSDEEIKQRIKELEEELFNLRFQKALGQLEKPHRFKMIRKDIARMKTILREREIEREKTKSKVA, from the coding sequence ATGAAACCAAGTGAAATAAGACAGCTTTCCGATGAGGAAATAAAGCAAAGGATAAAGGAGTTGGAGGAGGAACTTTTTAATTTGAGGTTTCAGAAAGCATTAGGTCAACTTGAGAAACCACATCGCTTTAAGATGATACGCAAAGATATAGCGAGGATGAAGACAATTTTAAGGGAGAGAGAAATTGAAAGGGAGAAAACAAAAAGTAAGGTTGCTTGA
- the rplP gene encoding 50S ribosomal protein L16, whose protein sequence is MLMPSRTKYRKQQRGRLKGKSYRASTLAFGDYGLKALEPAWITNKQIEAARVAISRTLKRGGKIWIRIFPDKPYTKKPAETRMGKGKGNVEGWVAVVKPGRIMFEISGVSRDVAEEALKLAADKLPIKTKFVARMETGG, encoded by the coding sequence ATGTTAATGCCAAGCAGGACTAAATATAGGAAACAACAGAGAGGTCGTTTGAAGGGTAAATCATATCGGGCTTCAACCCTTGCTTTTGGAGATTACGGCTTAAAGGCGCTTGAGCCAGCTTGGATCACAAATAAGCAGATAGAAGCGGCTCGTGTTGCAATTTCAAGGACATTAAAAAGAGGCGGAAAGATTTGGATTAGAATTTTCCCAGATAAACCATACACAAAGAAACCAGCTGAGACACGTATGGGAAAGGGAAAAGGAAATGTTGAAGGTTGGGTCGCTGTTGTAAAACCAGGTAGGATAATGTTTGAAATCAGTGGAGTTAGCAGGGATGTGGCTGAGGAAGCATTGAAACTTGCAGCTGATAAGTTGCCTATAAAGACGAAGTTTGTTGCGAGAATGGAAACAGGCGGTTAA
- the rpsC gene encoding 30S ribosomal protein S3: MGQKTHPIGFRLGIIRDWDAHWFDDKNFAEKLQEDIMIQNYLRARLKRSGVSRIIIDRKTRQIEIKVHTSRPGMVIGKGGKDIDELQAELKHLTKKEVKIEVVEIKRPELDAYLVAEAIAAQIENRVSYRRAMKAAVTAAMRMGAQGIKVMCSGRLAGAEIARSEWYLEGRVPLHTIRADIDFAIAEALTIYGKIGVKVWIFKGEVLGKRVQLR, encoded by the coding sequence TTGGGACAGAAAACACACCCGATAGGTTTTCGGCTTGGAATCATAAGGGATTGGGATGCTCATTGGTTTGATGATAAGAACTTCGCTGAAAAGCTTCAAGAGGATATAATGATTCAGAATTACCTGAGGGCTCGTCTCAAAAGAAGCGGTGTTTCAAGAATTATAATTGACAGGAAGACAAGGCAAATTGAGATTAAGGTTCATACGTCAAGACCGGGAATGGTTATAGGTAAGGGTGGAAAAGATATAGACGAATTGCAGGCGGAGTTGAAGCATTTGACCAAAAAGGAAGTTAAAATTGAAGTTGTTGAGATTAAGCGTCCCGAACTTGATGCTTACCTTGTGGCTGAGGCGATAGCAGCTCAAATTGAAAACAGGGTTTCTTATAGGAGGGCGATGAAAGCAGCAGTTACAGCTGCTATGAGGATGGGAGCACAGGGAATTAAGGTGATGTGTTCGGGAAGATTGGCTGGGGCTGAAATTGCAAGAAGTGAGTGGTATCTTGAAGGAAGAGTTCCACTGCATACGATAAGGGCGGACATTGATTTTGCAATTGCAGAAGCGTTGACGATTTATGGGAAAATTGGTGTTAAGGTTTGGATTTTCAAGGGAGAGGTTTTAGGAAAGAGAGTTCAACTTCGTTAA
- the rplV gene encoding 50S ribosomal protein L22: MEAKAVARYIPSSPRKMRVVIDLIRGKSVDEALNILHYTPKRAAKIAEKVLRSAVANFMNKETERRVDLSDLYVKAAYVDPGPMLKRILPAPFGRAYIIRRRSNHLTIVVAEKSEREKNKSKTK, translated from the coding sequence ATGGAAGCGAAGGCAGTGGCAAGGTATATACCATCTTCTCCAAGGAAGATGAGAGTTGTGATTGACCTTATACGAGGTAAGTCAGTTGATGAGGCATTGAACATTTTACATTACACTCCGAAGCGCGCGGCTAAAATTGCGGAAAAAGTTTTACGCTCTGCGGTTGCGAATTTCATGAACAAGGAGACAGAAAGGAGAGTTGATTTATCGGACCTTTATGTCAAAGCAGCATATGTTGACCCTGGACCAATGTTGAAGAGAATTTTGCCAGCTCCATTTGGGAGGGCTTATATCATCAGAAGAAGAAGCAATCATTTGACTATAGTTGTTGCTGAAAAATCTGAAAGAGAAAAGAACAAATCAAAAACAAAGTAG
- the rpsS gene encoding 30S ribosomal protein S19, giving the protein MARSLKKGPYVDKKLLKKVQEMLKTGQKKVIKTWARDCTIIPEFVGFTFAVHNGKQFIPVYITENMVGHKLGEFAPTRTFRGHPGTKAEKASKMKK; this is encoded by the coding sequence ATGGCTCGCTCGCTTAAAAAAGGTCCTTATGTTGATAAGAAACTTTTAAAGAAAGTTCAAGAGATGTTAAAGACGGGTCAGAAGAAAGTTATAAAGACCTGGGCGCGTGATTGCACTATAATCCCGGAATTCGTTGGCTTTACATTTGCGGTTCACAATGGGAAACAGTTCATTCCAGTTTATATAACCGAAAATATGGTTGGACATAAACTCGGTGAGTTTGCTCCAACGCGAACCTTTAGAGGTCATCCTGGGACAAAGGCGGAAAAAGCAAGTAAAATGAAAAAGTAA